The following coding sequences are from one Schizosaccharomyces osmophilus chromosome 1, complete sequence window:
- the cut3 gene encoding condensin complex SMC subunit Smc4: MSDKGPTRTSSVPSIVDATPDRAERPRKQVRQVVTTPSRSEDPSRIVKLEQTPSQGFHSQFLKKRITDSLRERPNLLNKFISANQETPSKPSAPNSFNSSNAGDSSLIEDTITEQENLDVLAPRLVVYQLTLKNFKSYAGTQIIGPFHPSFSSIVGPNGSGKSNVIDALLFVFGFRASKLRQTKASALIHKSAAHPSLESCDVEIVFKEVNPDSSYIDGSELSIRRSAYKNNVSKYFLNNAESSFSTVSNVLKERGVDLNHKRFLILQGEVESIAQMKPKALTESDDGLLEYLEDIIGTSRYKPIIEEKINELTALSNVCNEKENRFQLVVAERNKLESSKNVVLDILRDENNLNRKLHTLYQLNLFELKSKKDLVMSILQKLENSYKSKNDNFNENEKVVSQMVEELTQLKSKVQDSKTSNRTEKRERQRYEQQAVKIEEKWKHLSSKQKKNQKQLETLSANKSELEYSLDTHGDLHHRLTQEMDDIVSKLSTEEDQLNKIRESLRGKTEGISNAIEEKQKLMAPSEKKINELNSVKQVTKAELDMLLEQEKNSNEEQQNAISSLEKSLAEQKEKTQLLNSKKNHHNTIKKESQGLERNVSDLKRKKSELHRTIAQSRVKLEEIRSTLSSSRSRGNVLGGLQTLHDSGQLAGFHGRLGDLATIDSKYDIAISTACPALNHIVVDNLEVGQKCIAFLRSNNLGRSSFIVLGALQEKNLKPIQTPENVPRLFDLLHYKNDIFAPAFFSVLQNTLVADNLEQANRIAFGKTRWRVVTLNGQLIDKSGTMTGGGTRVKQGGMASQLPAEISPVALNNIENQTTDAENRHRQVSEQLQALLEKSDILKNEIPSLELEISKLHLDLSAFNNLVEGAKNQVSNSRKALKDERGLHDRKQKLSANLNKLQQQIDSINDSNAGVVAEVRELQDKIMQIGGIKYRIQKSKVDDLHEQHKFVKEKIANINFEKRKNEQRVHSIERELESLQSDLSTTQKEIETNEKELSLLREKTKEYTVKIDKLSNIIHDINDSISELNNRVEFESKEINSMKAERLDLENKLTEQKSAHADVLNNEKKLRKLLSELILHDLREYDQSEAQAPEFQEFSEDELASMNKQSLYEGISEFKKKTEEKEVDVGVLQAYLKCTKDAENKALDFEAETQKRNSVKQTVTDLQTQRLDEFMEGFSIISQKLKAMYQIITMGGNAELELVDSLDPFSEGVLFSIMPPKKSWKNISNLSGGEKTLSSLALVFALHNYKPTPLYVMDEIDAALDFKNVSIVANYIKERTKNAQFIVISLRSNMFELSSRLVGIYKTASMTKSVTMNNQDLQMNAEKDLDHTTLQVN, from the coding sequence ATGTCTGATAAAGGACCTACTCGAACATCCTCGGTTCCTTCCATTGTAGATGCTACACCAGATCGTGCTGAAAGACCTCGGAAACAAGTTCGTCAGGTAGTAACAACACCAAGTCGATCTGAGGATCCGTCTCGCATTGTAAAACTAGAACAAACACCTTCTCAAGGGTTTCACAGCcagtttttaaaaaagcgCATCACGGACTCCTTACGCGAGCGTCCCAATCTTTTGAACAAATTCATCTCAGCTAACCAGGAAACTCCTTCAAAGCCTTCGGCTCctaattcttttaattctAGTAATGCAGGAGATTCTTCTCTTATAGAAGATACAATCACTGAACAAGAAAACCTTGACGTACTTGCTCCAAGGCTTGTTGTATACCAGCTAACGCTTAAGAATTTCAAATCTTATGCTGGAACACAAATTATAGGGCCTTTTCAtccatctttttcttctattgTTGGTCCAAATGGATCTGGTAAATCAAATGTGATTGAcgctttgctttttgtattcgGATTTCGTGCTAGTAAACTGCGTCAGACTAAAGCTTCAGCTTTAATCCATAAGTCCGCTGCCCATCCTTCTCTTGAAAGCTGTGATGTGGAAATTGTATTTAAAGAAGTAAATCCGGATTCCAGTTACATAGACGGTTCAGAGCTATCTATTCGAAGGTCCGCTTACAAGAACAATGTAAGCAAATACTTTCTAAATAACGCTGAGAGTTCTTTTTCCACCGTTTCAAATGTGCTAAAAGAACGAGGGGTCGATTTGAACCATAAGcgttttttaattctaCAAGGTGAAGTAGAATCTATCGCACAAATGAAACCAAAGGCACTAACTGAAAGTGATGATGGTTTGCTTGAATATCTTGAAGACATTATAGGTACTTCAAGGTACAAACCTATCatcgaagaaaaaatcaatgagCTTACTGCTTTGAGTAATGTCTGTaacgaaaaagagaacCGTTTTCAACTAGTCGTCGCCGAGAGGAACAAATTGGAAAGTTCAAAAAATGTTGTCCTTGATATCTTAAGGGACGAGAACAATTTAAATAGGAAGCTGCATACCCTTTATCAGTTGAACCTATTCGAATTAAAATCGAAGAAAGATTTAGTAATGAGTATCTTACAGAAACTGGAAAATTCATATAAATCCAAGAATGACAACTTCAACGAAAATGAGAAAGTCGTTTCGCAAATGGTCGAAGAGTTAACTCAACTTAAATCTAAAGTTCAAGACTCGAAAACTTCAAATCGTACCGAAAAAAGAGAACGTCAACGATATGAACAACAAGCTGttaaaattgaagaaaagtgGAAGCATTTATCttcaaaacagaaaaaaaatcaaaaacagCTTGAAACATTATCAGCAAATAAATCAGAGCTTGAATACTCTCTGGACACGCATGGTGATCTTCATCATCGTCTAACGCAAGAAATGGATGACATTGTGTCCAAGCTGTCTACCGAAGAAGACCAACTCAACAAAATCCGTGAATCCCTTCGTGGAAAGACCGAAGGAATATCAAATgctattgaagaaaagcagaaattGATGGCGCCTtccgaaaaaaaaatcaatgagCTAAATTCTGTGAAACAGGTCACAAAGGCAGAACTAGATATGCTGTTagagcaagaaaaaaactcaAATGAAGAACAGCAAAATGCTATAAGTTCCCTTGAAAAATCACTAGCAGAACAAAAGGAGAAAACACAGCTTCTTAACTCTAAAAAGAATCACCACAATAccataaaaaaggaatctcAAGGTCTGGAAAGAAACGTTTCTGACTTAAAGCGGAAAAAGAGTGAACTACATCGTACAATTGCTCAAAGTCGAGTAAAGCTTGAGGAAATAAGATCTACTCTTAGCTCTTCACGTTCAAGAGGAAATGTCTTGGGAGGACTACAAACCTTACATGATTCTGGTCAATTAGCAGGGTTCCACGGACGACTAGGAGATCTTGCTACAATTGATAGTAAGTACGATATTGCCATATCCACGGCCTGTCCTGCGTTGAATCACATAGTGGTCGATAATTTAGAGGTTGGTCAAAAGTGCATAGCCTTTCTTAGGTCCAATAATTTAGGAAGGTCTAGTTTTATAGTTTTAGGTGCTTTACAGGAAAAGAACTTGAAGCCTATTCAAACTCCTGAGAATGTTCCGAGATTATTTGATTTACTTCATTATAAAAACGATATTTTTGCACCGGCCTTCTTCAGTGTATTGCAAAACACTCTTGTTGCGGATAATTTGGAACAGGCTAACAGAATTGCGTTTGGTAAGACACGTTGGAGGGTTGTCACTCTTAACGGACAGCTAATTGATAAGTCTGGTACCATGACTGGTGGTGGAACCCGAGTAAAGCAAGGTGGTATGGCTTCTCAGCTACCTGCTGAAATATCTCCAGTCGCCCTTAACAACATTGAGAATCAGACTACTGATGCGGAAAATCGACATCGGCAAGTGTCTGAACAATTGCAAGCTCTTCTGGAGAAGAGCGACATActaaaaaacgaaattccATCTTTGGAATTGGAAATATCCAAACTTCACTTAGACTTATCCGCATTCAATAACTTGGTTGAAGGAGCTAAAAACCAAGTCTCTAATAGCCGTAAAGCTTTAAAGGATGAGCGAGGCTTACACGatagaaagcaaaaacttaGCGcaaatttaaataaactTCAGCAACAAATAGATAGCATAAATGATTCAAATGCTGGGGTTGTTGCTGAAGTGAGAGAACTTCAGGATAAAATTATGCAGATTGGTGGTATCAAATATCGCATACAAAAGTCCAAGGTTGATGATCTACACGAACAGCATAAGTttgtcaaagaaaaaattgcaaacatcaattttgaaaagaggaaaaacgAACAACGTGTCCATTCAATTGAAAGAGAGCTGGAATCATTACAGTCTGATCTTTCTACAActcaaaaggaaattgagacaaatgagaaagaattgaGCTTACTTCGcgagaaaacaaaggaatATACGGTTAAGATTGATAAACTAAGTAACATAATCCATGATATAAATGATTCAATCAGTGAGCTTAACAACCGTGTTGAGTTTGAATCTAAAGAGATAAATTCCATGAAAGCCGAAAGGTTGGATCTCGAAAACAAACTGACAGAGCAAAAAAGTGCCCATGCCGACGTTTTGAACAACGAGAAAAAGTTACGAAAGTTGCTATCCGAATTAATACTACATGACTTAAGAGAATATGATCAATCTGAAGCACAGGCTCCTGAATTTCAGGAGTTTTCGGAAGATGAGCTTGCCTCAATGAACAAACAATCGTTGTATGAGGGCATATCTGAATTTAAGAAGAAGAcggaagaaaaagaagtagaCGTGGGTGTTTTACAGGCTTATTTGAAATGCACCAAAGATGCTGAGAACAAAGCGTTAGACTTTGAAGCTGAGACCCAAAAGAGGAATAGCGTAAAACAAACTGTTACAGATTTGCAGACACAAAGATTGGATGAATTTATGGAAGGTTTTAGCATTATTTCTCAGAAATTGAAAGCTATGTATCAAATCATCACTATGGGTGGTAATGCTGAACTTGAACTCGTTGACAGTCTGGATCCATTTTCTGAAGGTGTCTTATTTAGTATTATGCCACCTAAAAAGTCTTGGAAAAATATCTCAAATTTGTCTGGAGGTGAAAAGACATTAAGTTCATTGGCATTAGTATTTGCTTTACATAACTATAAACCGACGCCTCTGTACGTTATGGACGAAATTGATGCTGCTCtggatttcaaaaatgtGTCGATTGTCGCCAATTATATAAAGGAAAGGACGAAGAATGCCCAGTTTATTGTTATATCGTTGCGAAGCAATATGTTTGAATTGTCATCACGCTTGGTTGGTATTTACAAAACGGCAAGCATGACAAAGAGTGTAACGATGAACAACCAGGATTTACAGATGAATGCtgaaaaagatttagaTCATACGACGCTACAAGTCAATTAG
- the med15 gene encoding mediator complex subunit Med15, whose protein sequence is MNRNVEKGWQTQIRPNERQSIALQIAQTLRIISPSISEVQLMNMALSFERQAFDGANSKHEYLTTCSKKTAQLRDQIREHLQAAQMKQAQNYNNNVNMNTVPPVPTATAGRMATNSRVLPRMQNQTMPMQAGNAQQQFAGNVKLTPQQRQLLYQQSQLQQQQPPQPVNDTSQGRTAQPRVPPALSQQQLNNLCAQISTLLARTGTPPIPLQKLQSMPPARLISLYQNQVQKFRSLQQLQQQQQKQAQQQTKQQGSIPFNAANNAGQTYPTMPNQQQTQPQVSQQPRPPNVPSNASVRQNLEMLNIPVPKQLFAQIPGLPSNIKLWRDVIELGKNQRLTPEQAKAIGILYQKHMQVLIQHRQLKMQSARVNAQASQTPQAPEKFGNVPVDPGVPPSTSQQAYAQQMRNANVTNQAIKPQSGNVPVNVETAPNPAKANYQSYAPTKARATSQSLKSNVSPIDVPNVGASNAEVNPAFNASVSPPSYPLKSFDVTSAPQVAGQPTEKPFTNPSTSGNVSAYIVQQLLESGGTMGQQKMTVRIRELTERVMHSMIRPIPLELPHDQKVIIAELVKSAYPMFSRTNQLIYLFYCLTANEEATIQLIQMRHIFKLQLEGLQQGVFTSTPQMMAKIKEKTSRYFAYVRTQLIRLHHEVKVNGQSLPAALAQISTTMRASSAQQQQQQQQQQQQQQQQQQQQRNQKQQQAQQVPLQYQRAAPMQPQNEVMNKAQASLPSQIRNAPKPTNESNLDEHQASLNVLTKAQQEAQLKEKAISEVMKHSLRPEDLKLPISKRKKFDNASPPIISPSVQKPSFGAPSEGNVMAVEETPVSSSLVSDGFNDTSAKDAGSYKSREEATANPLKYAIDAFVTLDHEDEISAVKSGLTPTSVLKTPQSFFIPSSTPDPNAGKSSLSPANILTLEGKFAYDDDAELWADGVQESTAMNEAAKATDRRIDMDVKDESMDTDRVYKAPEGDTFVSLMDNENDPWNDFIRERQLTAKRKETGEDVNEFNSMNPSIIWQVVI, encoded by the exons ATGAATAGAAACGTGGAGAAAGGATGGCAAACTCAAATTCGACCTAATGAACGACAAAGTATTGCTTTACAAat TGCCCAAACCCTGCGGATAATTTCACCATCCATCTCAGAGGTTCAGTTGATGAATATGGCACTTTCATTCGAAAGGCAAGCATTTGATGGAGCCAATAGTAAG CATGAATATTTGACGACTTGCAGTAAGAAAACCGCTCAACTAAGAGACCAAATACGTGAGCATTTACAGGCCGCTCAAATGAAGCAAGCACAGAATTATAATAACAATGTTAATATGAACACTGTTCCCCCAGTACCCACCGCAACTGCTGGAAGAATGGCAACCAATTCAAGAGTTCTGCCGCGTATGCAAAACCAGACTATGCCGATGCAAGCTGGAAATGCTCAGCAACAATTTGCTGGAAATGTCAAACTTACACCTCAGCAAAGGCAACTTCTTTATCAGCAGAGTCAGCTACAACAACAGCAACCTCCTCAGCCGGTAAATGATACTAGTCAGGGTCGTACCGCTCAACCTCGTGTCCCACCAGCACTTTCTCAACAACAACTGAATAACCTTTGTGCCCAAATTTCTACGTTACTAGCTCGTACTGGAACTCCTCCTATACCTTTGCAGAAACTCCAGAGTATGCCACCTGCGAGACTTATATCGCTTTACCAAAATCAAGTTCAGAAATTCCGTTCACTTCAGCAATTACAGCAGcaacaacaaaaacaggCTCAGCAACagacaaaacaacaagGAAGTATTCCCTTTAATGCTGCTAATAATGCTGGTCAAACGTATCCAACTATGCCTAATCAACAACAAACACAACCTCAGGTTTCTCAGCAGCCACGTCCTCCAAATGTTCCAAGTAATGCTAGCGTTAGGCAAAATCTGGAAATGCTGAACATACCTGTCCCGAAACAGTTGTTTGCTCAAATTCCAGGATTACCATCTAATATAAAATTATGGAGGGACGTAATTGAACTTGGAAAGAATCAGCGATTAACACCTGAACAAGCAAAGGCAATTGGGATCCTCTATCAGAAGCACATGCAAGTGCTAATACAGCATCGACAACTAAAAATGCAATCCGCACGTGTAAACGCCCAAGCTTCTCAGACTCCCCAAGCTCCtgaaaaatttggtaaTGTTCCTGTTGATCCGGGTGTACCACCTTCTACATCTCAACAGGCTTATGCACAGCAGATGAGGAATGCTAATGTCACAAACCAAGCGATAAAACCTCAGAGCGGTAATGTACCGGTGAATGTCGAAACTGCTCCTAACCCTGCGAAAGCGAATTATCAAAGTTATGCTCCTACTAAGGCACGTGCGACTAGCCAGTCGCTGAAGTCAAATGTATCGCCTATTGATGTCCCTAACGTTGGTGCTTCAAATGCTGAGGTAAACCCAGCATTTAATGCTTCTGTTAGTCCTCCATCTTATCCTTTAAAATCTTTCGATGTCACGAGCGCTCCTCAGGTAGCTGGTCAACCTACAGAAAAGCCTTTTACAAATCCATCTACTTCCGGAAATGTTAGCGCCTATATAGTACAACAGCTTTTAGAATCTGGAGGAACTATGGGACAGCAAAAAATGACAGTTCGGATTCGTGAATTAACAGAAAGAGTAATGCATTCTATGATTAGACCTATTCCGCTAGAACTTCCGCATGACCAAAAAGTTATAATTGCTGAACTTGTGAAATCTGCATATCCAATGTTCAGTAGGACAAATCAATTGATATACTTGTTTTACTGTCTTACTGCTAACGAAGAAGCAACTATTCAATTAATACAAATGCGccatatttttaaattacaGTTAGAAGGTCTTCAACAAGGTGTCTTCACCAGTACACCTCAAATGATGGCAAagataaaggaaaaaacgaGCCGTTACTTCGCATACGTGAGGACTCAATTAATCAGGTTGCATCATGAAGTTAAGGTAAATGGTCAAAGTTTACCTGCTGCTTTGGCTCAAATTTCAACGACAATGAGAGCCTCTTCTGCTCaacagcagcagcagcagcagcagcaacagcaacagcaacaacaacaacaacaacaacaaagGAATCAAAAGCAACAACAAGCTCAGCAAGTCCCTCTACAATATCAGCGTGCTGCTCCCATGCAGCCCCAAAACGAAGTCATGAATAAAGCTCAGGCCTCTTTGCCATCTCAGATACGAAACGCACCGAAACCTACTAATGAATCTAACTTGGATGAACACCAGGCTAGTCTTAATGTTTTGACTAAAGCTCAACAAGAAGCGCaattaaaagagaaagcaaTATCTGAAGTAATGAAGCATAGTCTTAGACCTGAAGACCTTAAGCTACCTATAAGCAAGAGGAAGAAGTTTGATAATGCTTCACCGCCGATTATAAGCCCCTCGGTACAAAAGCCTTCATTTGGAGCACCTTCTGAAGGGAATGTCATGGCTGTAGAAGAGACTCCTGTTTCAAGTTCGTTGGTGAGTGATGGGTTCAATGATACCTCGGCAAAAGACGCCGGGTCGTATAAATCCCGAGAAGAAGCTACTGCAAATCCGCTTAAATATGCTATTGACGCATTTGTAACTCTTGATcatgaagatgaaatttCGGCTGTGAAGAGCGGTCTAACACCGACTTCAGTACTAAAAACCCCTCAGtcatttttcattccttcATCAACGCCCGATCCCAATGCGGGTAAAAGTTCTTTGAGTCCAGCTAATATCTTAACTCTGGAAGGCAAGTTTGCttatgatgatgatgcCGAATTATGGGCCGACGGTGTTCAGGAAAGTACTGCGATGAATGAAGCGGCGAAAGCTACTGATCGCAGAATTGATATGGATGTTAAAGATGAGTCAATGGATACAGATCGGGTTTATAAAGCCCCAGAAGGAGATACTTTCGTTAGCTTAATGGATAATGAAAATGACCCGTGGAATGATTTTATTCGAGAGAGACAACTGACAGCTAAGCGGAAGGAAACAGGAGAGGATGTAAATGAATTCAACTCTATGAATCCTTCGATTATATGGCAGGTTGTTATATAA
- the cwf25 gene encoding complexed with Cdc5 protein Cwf25 encodes MGGGDLNMKKSWHPLLMRNQERVWKEEQTHKEELKRVEQLRREIEEERQLLELQRLQEAAGGKKRKDRVEWMYAVPTAEGAKRDASEMEEYLLGKRRLDDLLSDKVEDQKNSLNKTEFISLQNANSVQDIQSKVRLDPLLAIKQQEQKQMHVLAEKRKRKLEEDERRKKELDHRSRHLNSREKSYDRHGRYNDSRRYNTSRNISRTERYPRKEYGDRHYGDRRYVDDRDDEEMRLYQDRRRHGNEKRYHTRRHSSRSPSPQRRSSHRSRADAGGSSTEDTRERRLREMQNNAQSLEQNRVEKLHKLEQEELTETAKNEQERSSTARKWNNQGDFLREMKREVYSGDAVNLADRVSSMRHTALKQ; translated from the exons ATGGGAGGCGGTGACttaaatatgaaaaagagttG GCACCCTCTTTTAATGAGAAATCAAGAGAGGGTGtggaaagaagaacaaacaCACAAGGAAGAGCTGAAAAGAGTCGAGCAATTACGaagagaaattgaagagGAACGACAACTTTTGGAGCTCCAGAGATTACAGGAAGCAGCAGgaggaaaaaagagaaaagatcGAGTGGAATGGATGTATGCAGTTCCCACAGCAGAAGGAGCGAAACGAGACGCTTcagaaatggaagaataTTTACTTGGTAAACGGCGATTGGACGACCTTTTAAGTGATAAAGTGGAAGATCAGAAAAATTCTCTTAATAAAACtgaatttatttctttacagAATGCCAATTCCGTTCAAGATATCCAATCCAAAGTTCGACTGGACCCTCTTTTGGCTATAAAGCAACAagagcaaaagcaaatgcATGTACTAGCagagaagagaaaaagaaaattagaagaagatgaaaggAGGAAAAAGGAGTTGGACCATCGTAGTCGACATCTTAACTCACGAGAAAAGAGTTACGACAGACATGGCCGCTATAATGACTCTCGGCGATACAATACTTCAAGAAACATTTCGAGGACAGAAAGATATCCACGGAAAGAATATGGGGATCGACATTATGGCGATAGAAGGTATGTTGACGATCgagatgatgaagaaatgcGTCTGTACCAAGACAGACGAAGACACGGGAACGAAAAAAGGTACCACACAAGACGACATTCTTCAAGGTCACCTTCACCACAACGACGAAGCTCCCATAGGTCACGTGCTGATGCCGGTGGATCCTCAACAGAAGATACTCGTGAGCGTCGATTACGAGAAATGCAAAACAATGCTCAGAGTTTAGAACAAAACAGGGTTGAAAAACTTCATAAATTAGAACAAGAGGAATTGACCGAAACCGCCAAAAACGAACAGGAAAGATCTAGCACCGCTAGGAAATGGAATAATCAAGGAGATTTCCTTCgtgaaatgaaaagagaagTATATTCTGGTGATGCGGTAAATCTAGCCGACCGCGTTAGCAGTATGCGGCATACTGCTCTTAAGCAATAA
- a CDS encoding Schizosaccharomyces specific protein, whose amino-acid sequence MDLSKRKPPPLRLQEARNLMFIDSEKDSSYARSPMSSPTSPWHVSDKLISAIYQELKSPSSPWDKNFSQQSPWLLANSVISHDEDSPLLPVVSPLNLKTGSQSMMSKKRSKVRKQSPTSKLYSKEEGVLHKHPKVVKQRSSLAIDERNSDFRKSGDYSTSSAAGIKSTRQSTAYKNSLRDLEFLEIEDLSSRNKFPIKERENVSTRMSNAYSRFKSAVKDRTNGSTGPKRSKMKKNIQHLGLTEYYGWEHHSCDWL is encoded by the coding sequence ATGGATTTGTCGAAGCGAAAACCACCTCCGTTGAGACTCCAAGAAGCAAGGAATTTAATGTTTATAGACTCCGAAAAAGATTCTTCGTATGCAAGAAGTCCAATGTCATCCCCCACTTCTCCTTGGCATGTTTCAGACAAATTGATCAGTGCTATATACCAAGAATTGAAATCTCCTAGCTCTCCTTGGGATAAGAATTTTTCCCAGCAATCGCCATGGTTACTTGCGAATAGTGTGATATCTCACGATGAAGATAGCCCTTTACTTCCTGTAGTTTCAccattgaatttgaaaaccGGAAGCCAGTCAATGATGTCTAAAAAAAGATCCAAAGTCAGAAAACAGTCTCCTACATCTAAATTAtattccaaagaagaaggggTACTTCACAAACATCCAAAGGTGGTTAAACAGAGGTCTTCGCTTGCAATTGATGAAAGGAATTCAGACTTCAGAAAATCCGGTGATTATTCAACTAGCTCTGCTGCTGGTATAAAATCTACTCGACAAAGTACAGCTTATAAAAACTCTCTCCGTGATTTGGAATTCCTTGAAATAGAAGACTTGTCATCTCGAAATAAATTTCCGATAAAAGAACGTGAAAATGTTAGTACCCGCATGTCGAACGCTTACAGTCGGTTTAAGTCTGCTGTAAAGGACCGCACAAATGGATCTACGGGCCCAAAACGTTCcaagatgaaaaagaatatccAACATTTGGGTCTAACTGAGTATTATGGATGGGAACACCATTCTTGTGATTGGTTataa
- the erv2 gene encoding ER thiol oxidase Erv2, with protein MLINKRIQILLSTVIIMVFVIWVFDSVMIDKEWRLYMPELKEIDGSKEKDENVVVITPLNYKDETKKEIMKTYWTSFHTTLANYPSLPTLYERNTLIRYVISSASLFPCGECSVVSQKLLRKYPPQVGSRKSAMSWGCKLHGKFNEEFNLTVPTCDDIAASYIIGSEDSKQVANQNDSERSMEYAIQEHGPDRSG; from the exons ATGTTGATTAACAAGAGGATACAAATACTTTTGTCAACGGTTATAATTATGGTGTTTGTAATATGGGTATTTGACAGTGTAATGATTGACAAGGAATGGCGCCTTTACATGCCTGAACTCAAGGAAATTGATggaagtaaagaaaaggatgaaaaCGTCGTTGTTATTACTCCTTTAAACTACAAGGATGAGACAAA aaaggaaatcaTGAAAACCTATTGGACT TCTTTCCATACTACTCTAGCAAACTATCCAAGCTTGCCTACTctatatgaaagaaatacaTTAATCCGTTATGTGATTTCATCAGCTTCTTTGTTCCCTTGCGGTGAATGCTCTGTTGTTTCGCAGAAATTACTACGGAAGTACCCTCCTCAGGTTGGGTCTCGTAAATCAGCGATGTCTTGGGGATGCAAACTGCATGG GAAATTCAACGAAGAGTTCAACCTAACGGTCCCAACCTGTGATGACATTGCAGCTTCATATATCATAGGATCTGAAGACTCCAAACAAGTTGCGAATCAGAACGACAGCGAGCGGTCCATGGAATATGCCATACAGGAGCATGGACCGGACAGATCCGGATAA